The Paenibacillus macerans genome includes a window with the following:
- a CDS encoding S-layer homology domain-containing protein, with amino-acid sequence MYLKKWGSIAAVAGLLLGTAAPAGYAEAGGQNGFQAVAAAADESTGNEAEGQEQTLQIVHTPASATHEAGQDLTIAALITGAQTTVTASVYYRVDGQGLEEVSMAGGSGDEYSADLNGGGLSGSSLTYYIEARDEEGTSARSDDFTVELVRGGQPGIEAKPLDLLITELVPDSDNVNGADAYEFVEVYNNSGRDLDFADFKLVYNTSTEWPLEGSANAVIPAGKAIVLWVMNGKNNQLTAGDFNRNYGTGLTEGTDLFRISGGGGMSNAGPRQLEIKDAAGATLVSAAYENDAQTQMNMGIFYQRPTDGNVAMIMMDGPGTLPATPGAVTQEQTEAPAGAAFSIKHAPVTSVDAAAGMTVEASLEPAGPEMAGVTLNFLYKTASQSRYAVIAMKAQDGVYTASVPADQLTEPSLEYRIEAVGGSQPVSTDLYTVQVVNFPDFDPQKAPPLLVTEIVANTTNVNGADGYELVEIYNNSDRDVNFRNYKLYYRYTDKGPPGDVLWSPDKQDFVIPSGQAVVFWIISDSITALTAADFNKFYGTSLEENVDLFKVPAGGISNSGRRGFVIKTNAGKEVSAAYYDADTVYEDGKTETKENTGLQYKYPVNGSNQMIKVSGGLQFPAPGAVDSAQVPDTPVSIADDTVPPTIEDRTGITTTDQSQGFEIKGWAQDDKEVASVTLYVKSDKQTEYVPYLLTEDYGDLHYHHKVYAADLIGRKFIQYYYVVSDGFNEVTSPEYKVEITGGPDQSELRLNLKDGDLLSGTKTVKGTAKTGGPDSVTFEIDGKPVTEGTSAALEHDAYFVFDVKNVDYYFKNAITMGPEELKDETILYTFLDPITSYQTLSFPIEGGRLQPGGDNVIYIRAGSKSGPFDDRAEENKDDFEIKNVRLVLADGTEITDPAYAERDKEIKMGDSAGKNESIGFRFELPESLFASKAFMWDTTGAADGEHTVKAVSGELAASAKVTVDNTPPNIAASVEDGKMYRGKFTIRAEASDALAGVEKLETALDGKAVQLPLETSSSKLAPGSHELYVKAADRAGNAAEKTIRFEVPAENPEAPQLIAPANGQTGVGSTAELKVNVKDPNGDDMNVSFYRGYLYDGAHQDRFTGFQNTADTEPPGELAPAGEKSLTGEDYAKIGAVDGEYLTTDADDRFPYQRYEIKLDPSVKPSDRVDVEWKGKSLPGRKVSLYAWSAAESKWVTLDQVIAGAEDFILKSTVTAGAYAAGGIISVMVQDEIAGEAAALADKSGPVSEDPYDFSFIWMSDTQYYAQDYPYIYQKNVQWIAENKDKLKLKYVIHTGDVVDKADQEYQWIEADKDMKVLENANIPYGVLAGNHDVGHQNNDYSQFTKYFGDWRFQDSPVFAGSYENNRGHYDLVSANGNDFIIVYMGWGLGDKEIEWMNQVVSMYPERKAILCLHEYLLVSGNRAPIAEKIFEKVVKPNKNVIAALSGHYHDAELKLDALDDNGDGIPDRNVYQMLADYQGAPEGGLGYIRLMQFDMANNKLHIKTYSPYLDDYNFYDPAEYPGKDEFSLDLDLQAATKRVATDYIGVKVYTDQLIGKQAGVKSGENAAVNWTGLGSSAYYQWYAKAEDANSGLTLSDIWGFYTGAGGSKPGSGSSGGGSKSSSSSSAATTAPVNPPAAEQPANDGVTSGVIAAAPAGNGRYEVSADQLRKAASAAANGKIEVQVKPEDAEAGRPVIVDLDAATLAQLAKERKVSLSLSAPGSQITFAQDSLRNRVGDADKLSVKLGYQAAGNSGLEKGMTSTGIAYELGLSLVKGSESADYGNLESAAEIRLTLTEEQAKLLNSAYAGVYERVNGGLRYIGGSFDGRTVTFTADHAGIYEIVELRKDFADLRGHWSEDVVRQLAAKHLIQGLDAERFAPSAPVTRADFSVVMMRVLGARPDAVVVRFTDLPPGAYYAEAVEQAASLGLVQGSGGRFRPADGITREEAAVILSKMALAMNASLTPSGQGKDFADAASISVWARDAVSQMQAAGMLNGKGNGRFEPKGSVTRAEMAKMMSEMLKLKR; translated from the coding sequence GTGTACTTGAAAAAATGGGGTTCGATCGCAGCCGTTGCCGGTCTGCTGCTGGGAACGGCAGCGCCTGCCGGATACGCGGAAGCTGGCGGTCAAAACGGATTTCAAGCTGTGGCCGCAGCGGCAGATGAAAGTACGGGGAACGAGGCGGAAGGACAGGAGCAAACGCTGCAGATTGTGCATACGCCGGCATCGGCTACGCATGAGGCCGGGCAAGATTTAACGATAGCGGCCCTCATCACGGGCGCCCAAACAACGGTGACCGCTTCGGTATATTACCGGGTGGACGGTCAGGGCTTGGAAGAGGTGTCCATGGCCGGCGGCAGCGGAGATGAATATTCCGCTGATCTGAATGGCGGCGGGCTGAGCGGAAGCAGCTTGACCTATTATATTGAAGCCCGCGATGAAGAAGGAACTTCGGCACGAAGCGACGACTTCACTGTGGAGCTTGTGAGGGGCGGGCAGCCCGGCATTGAAGCAAAGCCGCTGGATTTGCTGATTACCGAACTGGTGCCGGACAGCGATAACGTAAACGGAGCGGACGCCTACGAGTTTGTGGAAGTGTACAACAACAGCGGGCGCGATTTGGATTTTGCCGACTTCAAGCTCGTTTATAACACGAGTACGGAGTGGCCGCTGGAGGGAAGCGCAAACGCCGTCATCCCGGCCGGCAAAGCCATCGTTTTGTGGGTCATGAACGGAAAAAACAACCAGCTTACAGCCGGCGATTTTAACCGGAATTATGGAACGGGGCTGACCGAAGGAACGGATTTGTTCCGGATCAGCGGCGGCGGCGGTATGTCCAATGCCGGCCCGCGCCAGCTTGAAATCAAGGACGCTGCGGGCGCGACGCTGGTATCGGCCGCTTATGAGAACGATGCGCAGACCCAGATGAACATGGGTATTTTCTATCAGCGTCCGACGGACGGAAACGTTGCAATGATCATGATGGACGGTCCGGGAACGCTGCCCGCAACGCCGGGGGCCGTAACGCAGGAGCAGACGGAAGCTCCGGCGGGGGCTGCTTTTTCGATTAAGCATGCCCCGGTGACAAGCGTGGACGCCGCGGCCGGCATGACCGTGGAAGCCTCGTTGGAACCGGCCGGGCCGGAGATGGCGGGCGTTACCCTGAATTTTTTATATAAAACGGCTTCCCAATCGAGGTATGCGGTTATTGCGATGAAAGCGCAGGACGGCGTTTATACGGCTTCCGTCCCGGCGGACCAGCTCACCGAACCTTCCTTGGAATATCGGATTGAAGCGGTCGGCGGGAGCCAGCCGGTGTCAACGGACCTGTATACGGTTCAAGTTGTAAACTTTCCAGATTTCGATCCGCAGAAGGCGCCGCCGCTTCTGGTAACGGAAATCGTCGCCAACACGACCAACGTTAATGGAGCGGACGGGTACGAACTGGTGGAAATCTACAACAATTCGGACCGGGACGTGAATTTCCGGAACTACAAGCTGTACTACCGTTATACGGATAAAGGTCCGCCGGGGGACGTATTATGGTCTCCGGACAAGCAGGACTTCGTGATTCCATCCGGGCAGGCGGTTGTGTTCTGGATCATAAGCGACAGCATCACGGCGTTGACCGCTGCCGATTTCAATAAATTTTACGGGACAAGCCTCGAGGAGAACGTGGACTTGTTCAAAGTCCCGGCCGGCGGCATTTCCAACTCGGGACGACGCGGATTTGTCATTAAAACGAATGCCGGCAAGGAAGTTTCGGCGGCTTATTATGATGCCGACACCGTTTATGAAGACGGCAAAACGGAAACGAAAGAGAACACCGGCCTCCAGTATAAATATCCGGTTAACGGCAGCAACCAAATGATTAAAGTGAGCGGGGGATTGCAGTTTCCTGCGCCGGGCGCCGTGGATTCCGCTCAAGTGCCGGATACTCCGGTCTCGATTGCCGATGACACGGTGCCGCCTACCATAGAAGACCGTACCGGCATTACGACAACGGATCAAAGCCAGGGCTTCGAAATTAAAGGCTGGGCGCAGGACGACAAAGAAGTGGCGTCCGTGACCCTGTACGTTAAATCGGACAAGCAAACCGAATACGTTCCGTATCTGCTGACCGAGGATTACGGCGATTTGCATTACCATCACAAGGTTTACGCGGCCGATCTCATCGGACGCAAGTTCATCCAATACTACTATGTGGTATCCGACGGTTTCAATGAAGTGACCTCCCCGGAATACAAGGTCGAGATTACGGGCGGACCGGATCAGTCCGAGCTGCGCCTCAATCTAAAGGACGGCGACCTGCTCAGCGGAACGAAGACGGTCAAAGGCACGGCCAAAACCGGCGGACCTGACAGCGTGACCTTTGAGATCGACGGAAAGCCCGTTACGGAAGGCACGAGCGCTGCTCTGGAGCACGACGCTTACTTTGTGTTCGATGTCAAAAACGTCGACTACTATTTCAAAAATGCCATTACCATGGGCCCGGAGGAGCTTAAGGACGAAACGATCCTGTATACGTTCCTTGATCCGATTACTTCGTACCAGACGTTAAGCTTCCCGATCGAAGGGGGCCGTTTGCAGCCGGGCGGCGACAACGTCATCTATATCCGCGCCGGTTCCAAATCCGGTCCGTTTGACGATCGGGCGGAAGAGAATAAGGACGATTTCGAGATCAAAAACGTGCGGCTGGTGCTGGCCGACGGTACGGAAATTACCGACCCGGCTTATGCCGAGCGGGACAAAGAGATCAAGATGGGCGATTCGGCGGGTAAAAATGAATCCATCGGATTCCGCTTCGAACTTCCGGAGAGCCTGTTTGCGTCCAAGGCGTTTATGTGGGACACCACGGGGGCAGCGGACGGGGAGCATACCGTCAAGGCGGTCAGCGGCGAGCTTGCGGCCAGCGCCAAAGTGACGGTCGATAACACGCCGCCGAACATTGCTGCCAGCGTCGAAGACGGAAAAATGTACCGCGGTAAATTTACGATCCGGGCCGAAGCCAGCGATGCCCTTGCCGGGGTGGAAAAGCTCGAAACCGCGCTTGACGGAAAAGCCGTGCAATTGCCGCTGGAGACCAGCTCTTCCAAGCTTGCGCCGGGCAGCCACGAACTGTACGTCAAAGCAGCAGATAGGGCCGGAAACGCGGCGGAGAAGACGATTCGCTTTGAAGTGCCGGCCGAAAATCCGGAGGCGCCGCAGCTGATTGCGCCGGCCAACGGCCAAACCGGAGTAGGCAGCACGGCCGAACTTAAGGTGAACGTCAAGGACCCTAACGGTGACGACATGAACGTTTCTTTTTACCGCGGGTATCTGTATGACGGAGCGCATCAGGACCGCTTTACGGGATTCCAGAACACGGCGGATACGGAACCGCCCGGTGAGCTGGCGCCTGCCGGGGAGAAGAGTCTGACCGGCGAGGATTACGCTAAAATCGGGGCGGTCGACGGTGAATACCTGACCACGGATGCGGATGACCGCTTCCCTTATCAGCGTTATGAGATCAAACTGGACCCCTCCGTGAAGCCAAGCGACCGGGTGGACGTGGAATGGAAGGGCAAATCCCTGCCTGGGCGCAAAGTCAGCCTGTATGCTTGGAGCGCGGCGGAGTCGAAGTGGGTCACCTTGGATCAGGTGATCGCCGGCGCGGAGGATTTTATCCTGAAGTCGACCGTGACTGCAGGAGCTTATGCGGCGGGTGGCATTATCTCGGTGATGGTGCAGGATGAGATCGCCGGAGAAGCCGCCGCTTTGGCGGACAAGAGCGGTCCGGTATCCGAAGATCCTTATGATTTTTCGTTTATCTGGATGTCGGATACCCAGTACTACGCGCAGGATTATCCTTACATTTATCAGAAGAACGTGCAGTGGATCGCCGAAAATAAGGATAAATTGAAGCTGAAATACGTCATTCACACCGGCGACGTTGTCGATAAGGCCGACCAGGAATACCAGTGGATCGAAGCCGACAAGGATATGAAGGTGCTGGAGAACGCCAATATTCCGTACGGGGTGCTGGCCGGAAACCATGACGTGGGCCACCAGAATAACGACTATTCCCAATTCACCAAGTATTTCGGGGATTGGCGCTTTCAGGACAGCCCGGTGTTTGCGGGCTCCTATGAAAACAACCGCGGACATTACGATCTCGTCTCCGCAAACGGCAATGATTTTATTATCGTGTATATGGGCTGGGGATTGGGCGATAAAGAGATCGAGTGGATGAATCAAGTCGTGTCCATGTATCCGGAACGGAAGGCGATTCTGTGTCTGCATGAATATTTGCTCGTCTCGGGCAACCGGGCACCGATCGCGGAGAAAATTTTTGAGAAAGTCGTCAAACCGAACAAAAACGTCATTGCGGCCTTGTCCGGCCACTATCATGATGCCGAACTCAAGCTGGATGCGCTTGACGACAACGGAGACGGCATCCCGGACCGCAACGTATATCAGATGCTGGCCGATTACCAGGGCGCTCCGGAGGGCGGCCTGGGTTATATCCGGCTGATGCAGTTCGATATGGCGAACAACAAACTGCATATCAAAACCTATTCGCCATACTTGGATGACTATAATTTCTATGATCCCGCGGAGTATCCGGGCAAAGACGAATTTTCGCTGGATTTGGACCTTCAGGCGGCGACCAAACGGGTGGCCACCGATTATATCGGGGTGAAGGTGTATACCGATCAGTTGATCGGCAAGCAAGCGGGCGTAAAGAGCGGCGAAAACGCTGCGGTTAACTGGACGGGACTGGGCAGCAGCGCCTACTATCAATGGTACGCCAAGGCGGAGGATGCCAACAGCGGTCTAACGCTGTCGGACATCTGGGGCTTTTATACCGGCGCCGGCGGCAGCAAGCCGGGAAGCGGCAGTTCGGGAGGAGGCTCCAAATCGTCGTCCTCAAGCAGCGCCGCCACTACCGCTCCGGTCAACCCGCCTGCGGCCGAGCAGCCTGCAAATGACGGCGTAACCAGCGGCGTGATCGCGGCGGCTCCGGCCGGAAACGGCCGCTATGAGGTTTCCGCCGATCAGCTTCGGAAAGCGGCGTCCGCGGCTGCGAACGGTAAGATCGAAGTTCAGGTGAAGCCCGAGGATGCCGAGGCAGGTCGTCCCGTTATCGTGGACCTGGATGCGGCCACCCTTGCCCAATTGGCGAAGGAGCGCAAAGTATCTTTGTCTTTGAGCGCACCGGGCAGCCAAATTACATTTGCCCAGGATTCGCTGCGGAATCGCGTTGGAGATGCCGATAAACTCAGCGTTAAACTGGGATACCAGGCTGCCGGAAATAGCGGTCTGGAAAAAGGGATGACCTCCACCGGCATCGCTTATGAGTTAGGGTTGTCTTTAGTCAAGGGGAGCGAATCGGCGGATTACGGGAACCTGGAATCTGCCGCGGAAATTCGGCTGACGCTAACGGAGGAGCAAGCGAAGCTGCTGAATTCCGCTTATGCCGGAGTGTACGAACGGGTGAACGGCGGACTGCGTTATATCGGCGGATCGTTTGACGGCCGGACGGTTACTTTTACGGCCGATCATGCCGGAATCTATGAAATCGTTGAGCTGCGGAAGGATTTTGCCGATCTGCGCGGCCACTGGTCGGAGGATGTCGTGCGGCAGCTTGCGGCCAAACATCTGATTCAAGGGCTGGACGCCGAGCGTTTTGCCCCCTCCGCTCCGGTGACGCGGGCCGATTTTTCGGTCGTGATGATGCGGGTGCTTGGGGCTCGGCCTGACGCTGTCGTAGTTCGGTTTACCGACCTGCCGCCCGGGGCGTATTATGCGGAAGCGGTGGAGCAAGCCGCATCGCTTGGCCTGGTTCAGGGCAGCGGCGGACGCTTCCGTCCGGCGGACGGCATCACCCGGGAGGAAGCGGCGGTCATCTTAAGTAAGATGGCCCTGGCCATGAACGCTTCCCTGACGCCGTCCGGCCAAGGCAAGGATTTTGCCGACGCTGCTTCCATCTCCGTATGGGCGCGGGATGCCGTAAGCCAAATGCAGGCCGCTGGCATGCTGAACGGAAAAGGCAACGGCCGTTTCGAACCGAAGGGCTCCGTCACCCGCGCCGAGATGGCTAAAATGATGAGCGAAATGTTAAAGCTGAAGCGTTAG
- a CDS encoding NAD(P)/FAD-dependent oxidoreductase, with protein MTQDLELYDVTIIGGGPAGLYASFYSGMRDMKTKLIEAKEELGGRTLIYPEKMIWDVGGVTPIRCERLTQQMIKQAMTFDPTIVLGQQISELERRADGTMMLTSATGERHWTKTVILALGRGVLKLAKLDIEGAERYEVGNLHYTVQELEVFRNKRVLISGGGDSAVDWANELEPLAASVTVVHRRERFGGHERNVKRMMQSSVRVLTPYAVKQLRGSADGKAIEGVSIARVDAEGRLSEEAVWLEVDAVIVNHGLRGDFGNIVNWGLEMGPWDIRANEKLATNLPGIFAAGDVAHYAGKLHLIAGAFTDAALAVNSAKLYLEPDAPAAAYVSSHNAIFKEKNIALGVAEEDA; from the coding sequence ATGACGCAAGATTTGGAACTTTATGACGTGACGATTATCGGAGGCGGACCGGCCGGATTGTATGCGTCTTTCTACAGCGGAATGCGCGACATGAAAACGAAGCTGATCGAGGCGAAGGAGGAGCTCGGCGGCCGTACGCTGATTTATCCGGAAAAGATGATTTGGGATGTCGGCGGAGTAACGCCGATTCGCTGCGAGCGGCTTACGCAGCAAATGATCAAACAGGCGATGACGTTCGATCCTACGATCGTATTGGGGCAGCAGATCAGCGAACTGGAACGGCGGGCCGACGGCACGATGATGCTTACGTCGGCAACGGGCGAGCGTCACTGGACAAAAACGGTGATCCTCGCTTTGGGGCGGGGGGTGTTAAAACTCGCGAAGCTGGACATCGAAGGGGCCGAGCGTTACGAGGTCGGCAATCTGCATTATACGGTGCAGGAACTGGAGGTATTCCGCAACAAACGGGTGCTCATTTCCGGCGGCGGCGATTCTGCGGTGGACTGGGCGAACGAATTGGAACCGTTAGCCGCAAGCGTCACCGTCGTACATCGCCGCGAGCGTTTCGGAGGGCATGAGCGCAATGTGAAACGGATGATGCAGTCCTCGGTTCGCGTCCTTACGCCGTATGCCGTGAAACAGCTGCGCGGCAGCGCGGACGGCAAGGCGATCGAGGGGGTATCGATCGCGCGCGTCGACGCGGAAGGCCGATTGTCGGAAGAAGCGGTATGGCTCGAAGTGGATGCGGTGATCGTAAATCACGGATTGCGCGGCGATTTCGGCAATATCGTCAACTGGGGGCTGGAGATGGGGCCATGGGACATCCGCGCGAACGAAAAACTCGCAACCAACCTCCCGGGGATTTTCGCCGCCGGAGATGTGGCTCATTATGCCGGCAAGCTGCATTTGATCGCCGGCGCCTTCACCGATGCGGCGCTGGCGGTGAACAGCGCCAAGCTGTACCTGGAGCCGGATGCGCCTGCGGCGGCTTACGTCTCTTCCCATAATGCCATATTTAAGGAGAAGAACATTGCGCTCGGCGTCGCGGAGGAAGACGCATGA
- a CDS encoding ABC transporter substrate-binding protein — MKKHVLTGIALAVMLTLSACGGTAATSGPDETQTEAQSRYPVTIQNFTKAEGGTTWEKKEQVFDKAPERIMANTRPAAELLLHLGLADKIAGVGANFGAPDKAVEAEYGKLNILSDEYVGKEVTLGTNPDLVFGRGGLFDNADWGVGTVDALNDMGIKTYVLESSVAGGTYDSIYKDLENLGEIFSVQDQAKSFIQELKDRQATIASKLSSITEEKTFAYLHISDPKEVNVYAAQDETFFNDAFKMVKLDNIFKNETGEVSVESLIEADPDVLIIPDWATTGGVSADKLKEALYANPKLSSMKAIKNQQIYAVDYNYMFGYSYNTIDGMEWLAKEMYPDLFK, encoded by the coding sequence GTGAAAAAGCATGTGCTAACAGGCATCGCTTTAGCCGTGATGCTGACATTAAGCGCTTGCGGAGGGACGGCGGCGACAAGCGGCCCGGACGAAACGCAAACCGAAGCGCAAAGCCGCTATCCTGTAACGATTCAAAACTTTACGAAGGCGGAGGGCGGAACGACTTGGGAAAAGAAAGAGCAAGTGTTCGATAAAGCGCCGGAACGTATTATGGCCAATACCCGACCGGCGGCGGAGTTGCTGCTCCATTTGGGGTTGGCCGACAAAATCGCCGGGGTAGGGGCAAATTTCGGAGCCCCGGATAAAGCGGTGGAAGCGGAATACGGCAAATTGAATATTTTAAGCGACGAATACGTCGGCAAAGAGGTGACGTTGGGAACGAACCCCGACCTGGTATTCGGCCGCGGCGGTTTGTTCGATAATGCCGACTGGGGAGTGGGAACCGTAGACGCGCTTAACGACATGGGCATTAAAACGTACGTCCTGGAATCTTCGGTCGCCGGGGGAACGTATGACTCGATCTATAAAGATCTGGAGAATTTAGGCGAGATCTTTAGCGTGCAGGATCAAGCCAAGAGCTTTATTCAGGAGTTAAAGGACAGACAAGCAACCATCGCCTCGAAACTATCAAGCATTACGGAGGAAAAAACGTTCGCTTACTTGCATATAAGCGATCCCAAAGAAGTGAACGTCTACGCGGCCCAAGATGAAACGTTCTTCAACGACGCTTTCAAAATGGTTAAATTGGACAATATTTTTAAGAATGAAACCGGGGAGGTTAGCGTAGAATCGCTGATTGAGGCTGACCCGGACGTGCTAATCATTCCGGATTGGGCCACAACCGGCGGCGTTAGCGCCGACAAGCTCAAAGAAGCGCTTTACGCCAATCCCAAATTATCCAGCATGAAAGCGATCAAAAACCAGCAAATTTACGCGGTGGATTATAACTATATGTTCGGATACAGCTACAATACGATCGATGGGATGGAATGGTTGGCCAAGGAGATGTACCCGGACTTGTTTAAATAG
- a CDS encoding ABC transporter ATP-binding protein, whose translation MELTAKGMEVRIGKKEIVKNVSILVKNQQFVGLIGPNGCGKSTLLKSIYKSLVPQKGTVFLDDMDVLKTSEKKVSQRLGVVGQFNEMNFDLTVQQMVMLGRTPHKKLLESDKREDYAIVEEALARTNLIDYKDRSYLSLSGGEKQRVNLARTIAQQPKFMILDEPTNHLDIRYQLEILSCVKGLNIGVLAALHDLEMAAHYCDYLYAIKNGEVYAHGTPDQVLTPETIESLYQVKCQTYINPVTNGLGFAFGI comes from the coding sequence ATGGAATTGACCGCGAAAGGAATGGAAGTCCGCATCGGCAAAAAGGAAATCGTCAAAAATGTTTCGATTCTGGTGAAGAACCAGCAATTCGTCGGCCTGATCGGGCCTAACGGCTGCGGAAAATCGACGCTGTTAAAAAGCATATACAAAAGCTTAGTGCCCCAAAAAGGCACCGTTTTTTTGGATGACATGGACGTGCTGAAGACCTCCGAAAAAAAAGTTTCCCAGCGCCTCGGCGTGGTCGGCCAATTTAATGAAATGAATTTTGATTTAACCGTTCAGCAAATGGTGATGCTGGGCCGAACGCCGCATAAAAAATTGCTGGAGTCGGATAAGCGGGAAGATTATGCGATCGTGGAGGAAGCGTTGGCGCGAACGAATCTGATCGATTATAAAGACCGCAGTTATTTATCGCTGTCCGGCGGGGAAAAACAGCGGGTGAATTTGGCGCGAACCATCGCGCAGCAGCCTAAATTTATGATTTTGGACGAACCGACGAACCATTTGGACATCCGCTATCAGCTGGAAATTTTGTCCTGTGTGAAAGGTTTAAACATCGGCGTACTGGCGGCTCTTCACGATTTGGAGATGGCCGCGCATTATTGCGATTATCTGTATGCGATCAAAAACGGCGAGGTGTATGCGCACGGCACGCCGGATCAGGTACTGACGCCGGAAACCATCGAGTCGCTCTATCAAGTCAAATGCCAGACTTATATTAATCCCGTTACGAACGGGCTGGGGTTCGCTTTTGGAATATAA
- a CDS encoding FecCD family ABC transporter permease encodes MNSVDVQKQKLGSIYFVFIFFLLCLILISAVFSVSIGQVHIPFRQAMEIMVHTLTNGQWGSLDQVESESYLNIILQVRMPRVIFALLIGMGLSLCGAVMQAVVQNPLADPYILGISSGASLGATFAILVGFGSGALLSQFGVAFGAFVGAMITSVAVLVLSSIGGKATSVKLVLSGVVIGALCSSFSSLIIYFANNAEGIKTVTFWSMGSLASSSWEKAPIMAVVVLLGCALFLFQHRVLNTMLVGDESAITLGINLSAYRKFYMIAAALITGTMVAYAGMIGFVGLIVPHISRGLFGADHKRLMPGTLLLGGLFLIWSDILSRTLIHNVELPIGIITSVIGSPLFIYMIVKKGYNFGG; translated from the coding sequence TTGAACAGCGTAGACGTCCAAAAACAAAAGCTAGGCAGCATCTACTTTGTTTTCATATTTTTCTTATTATGCTTGATTCTCATATCCGCCGTTTTTTCCGTATCCATCGGTCAGGTTCATATTCCGTTCCGTCAAGCCATGGAGATCATGGTACATACATTGACAAACGGCCAATGGGGGTCATTGGATCAAGTCGAAAGCGAATCTTACTTGAATATCATTTTGCAGGTTCGAATGCCCCGCGTCATTTTTGCCTTGCTCATCGGCATGGGGCTTTCTTTGTGCGGAGCCGTGATGCAGGCCGTGGTGCAAAATCCGCTCGCCGATCCTTATATTCTCGGCATTTCGTCGGGGGCGTCGCTAGGGGCGACATTCGCTATTCTGGTCGGGTTTGGCAGCGGCGCCCTGTTGTCCCAGTTCGGCGTTGCTTTTGGAGCCTTTGTCGGCGCTATGATCACTTCGGTCGCGGTGCTTGTTTTGTCCAGCATCGGCGGCAAAGCGACCTCAGTGAAGCTCGTTTTGTCGGGGGTTGTCATCGGCGCGTTGTGCAGCTCCTTTTCAAGTTTGATCATCTATTTTGCCAACAATGCCGAAGGCATTAAGACGGTCACTTTTTGGTCCATGGGGAGCTTGGCCTCGTCCAGTTGGGAAAAAGCGCCGATCATGGCGGTTGTCGTTTTGCTGGGATGCGCCCTGTTTCTGTTTCAACACCGGGTGCTCAATACGATGCTGGTTGGCGACGAATCCGCCATTACCCTCGGCATCAATTTAAGCGCCTACCGTAAATTTTATATGATCGCCGCCGCTCTTATCACGGGAACCATGGTTGCTTATGCTGGAATGATCGGTTTCGTGGGGCTGATTGTCCCGCATATTTCCAGGGGCCTGTTCGGCGCGGACCACAAGCGGTTGATGCCGGGAACGCTTCTGCTCGGGGGGCTGTTTTTGATATGGTCGGACATCTTATCCAGAACGCTCATACACAATGTCGAATTACCCATCGGGATCATTACTTCGGTGATCGGTTCGCCGTTATTCATCTACATGATCGTAAAAAAAGGCTACAATTTCGGAGGGTGA
- a CDS encoding HAD-IIB family hydrolase gives MIKLVVTDLDGTFLNNEGSFDIDLFNRVYAEMQKKGMAFAACTGKQCERVEKLFGEHGKGIWILGDSATRIKKDGEVVKEFTIDYDLARKSIEEIQNFDPKMTIIACTSEAAYVDATIKDELFSVVKGSYEKVVKLDSFRQIDGHFIKITVYDPEGRSSALRKHVENMLLGQIYIVDSEPRWLDITALHTHKGETVKKLQDMLGVTFEETMSFGDGENDVELMRIAKYSFAVGNACENTKKAASFITKSNEENGVLLTIQKLMDLTKV, from the coding sequence ATGATTAAACTCGTCGTGACCGATCTGGACGGTACTTTTTTAAATAATGAGGGATCGTTTGATATCGATTTGTTTAACCGGGTATATGCCGAAATGCAGAAAAAAGGTATGGCTTTCGCTGCCTGTACCGGGAAGCAATGCGAGAGAGTGGAGAAGTTGTTTGGAGAGCATGGCAAAGGCATCTGGATTCTGGGAGATAGCGCAACAAGAATCAAAAAGGATGGGGAGGTTGTCAAGGAGTTTACGATTGATTATGATCTGGCCCGGAAATCCATTGAAGAGATTCAAAATTTTGACCCGAAGATGACGATTATTGCCTGTACCAGCGAAGCGGCTTATGTTGATGCCACGATAAAAGACGAATTGTTCAGCGTGGTTAAAGGCTCTTATGAAAAAGTGGTTAAACTTGACTCGTTTAGGCAAATTGACGGTCATTTTATTAAAATTACCGTTTACGATCCCGAAGGCCGCAGTTCTGCGTTAAGAAAACATGTGGAAAATATGCTGCTGGGGCAAATCTACATCGTTGATTCTGAACCTAGATGGCTGGACATTACCGCGCTCCACACCCATAAGGGGGAAACGGTCAAAAAACTCCAGGATATGCTCGGAGTGACGTTCGAGGAAACGATGTCCTTTGGGGACGGTGAAAATGACGTGGAACTGATGCGCATTGCAAAGTACAGCTTTGCGGTCGGCAATGCTTGCGAGAATACCAAAAAAGCGGCCAGTTTTATCACAAAGTCCAATGAAGAGAATGGTGTGTTGTTGACCATACAGAAGCTGATGGATCTAACGAAAGTATAA